A window of the Candidatus Jettenia caeni genome harbors these coding sequences:
- a CDS encoding Mg2 transporter protein, which yields MITIFKSTDQGLKTIHTLSDGIWINVTDPSSEEIAQVEKWGILPEFVTHSLDIDERARTERNNSLILIVLRLPYKQDKIADIPYITVPLGIVLADKFIVTISRKETVIIKEFAAGRIHDLSTDKKNRFVLQLFFHTANQYLNYLRDIDAAVSILKDKLYRSVQNKEVLDLLKYQKSLIYFTSDLKSNELMFERLQKGQLFQAYPEDAELLDDVLIEIRQAMEMTSISENILSQMMDAFASIISNNLNVILKFLASITIVISLPTLVAGFYGMNVRLPGQNYSFTFSSILLVSLVISLIVVIIFKKKDWL from the coding sequence ATGATTACCATCTTCAAAAGTACGGATCAAGGGTTAAAAACTATTCATACCCTGAGCGATGGAATCTGGATTAACGTTACAGATCCCAGTTCGGAAGAAATTGCACAGGTAGAAAAATGGGGTATTCTTCCTGAGTTCGTAACTCATTCTCTGGATATTGATGAACGTGCCCGGACAGAGAGAAATAACAGTCTTATCCTGATCGTGCTCCGTCTTCCCTATAAACAGGACAAGATAGCAGATATTCCATACATCACTGTGCCGCTTGGGATTGTTCTGGCTGATAAATTTATCGTAACGATCAGCCGAAAAGAGACCGTCATTATTAAGGAATTTGCTGCCGGCCGTATACATGACCTGTCTACTGATAAAAAGAATCGGTTTGTCCTGCAGTTGTTTTTCCACACGGCAAATCAATACCTGAATTATCTGCGTGATATTGATGCCGCTGTTAGTATACTGAAAGATAAGCTCTACCGGTCGGTGCAAAATAAAGAGGTTCTGGACTTACTCAAGTATCAAAAGAGCCTGATCTATTTTACTTCTGACTTAAAATCAAATGAATTAATGTTTGAACGGTTGCAAAAAGGTCAGTTGTTTCAGGCTTACCCGGAGGATGCAGAACTCCTGGATGATGTCCTTATTGAGATTCGCCAGGCAATGGAAATGACGAGCATCTCAGAGAATATCCTGAGTCAGATGATGGATGCATTTGCATCCATTATCTCTAATAATCTCAATGTAATCCTGAAGTTCCTGGCTTCGATAACGATTGTAATTAGCCTTCCCACTTTGGTTGCCGGTTTTTATGGCATGAATGTGCGTCTTCCGGGGCAGAATTACTCCTTTACATTTTCATCGATATTGCTTGTCTCTCTTGTGATATCTTTGATAGTAGTAATTATTTTCAAAAAGAAAGACTGGTTGTGA
- a CDS encoding pyridine nucleotide-disulphide oxidoreductase — MKRVVIVGVGFAGLRAARTLANKGFDVLLLDRNNYHLFQPLLYQVATAELEQESIVYPIREIIRRWRGVHFRLAEVWGIDLERHQVLTANGVIAYDYLILATGSVTNFFGMDTMKRYGYDLKYLNDAVVLRNQILSSFEYAAQKPNASERLALLTFVVVGGGPTGVEFTGALAELVHHVLSKDYPELQVKDIRIILIEAGDSLLSNFPKKLQDYALFKLHRMGIEVRLKTAVSGAESHQVLLKDGTSIPSRTLFWAAGVRASSLADALPVMKVRGGRIIVKQDLTIEGYPNVFVIGDMAYLEQDRQPLPMIAPVAMQQGEYAGRAILQGERGRPIGPFYYRDRGSMATIGRGAAVAHTMGFSFSGFSAWVIWLALHLFFLIGFRNRIVVLLNWGYEYFLLKRQIRIITQEKKEIKR, encoded by the coding sequence ATGAAGCGAGTGGTAATCGTCGGAGTTGGTTTCGCCGGACTTAGAGCAGCCCGGACCTTAGCAAATAAGGGCTTCGACGTTTTGCTGCTTGACCGGAATAATTATCATCTCTTTCAGCCGTTGCTGTACCAGGTAGCAACAGCAGAACTGGAACAGGAATCGATTGTCTATCCCATCAGGGAGATTATACGGCGCTGGAGGGGAGTACACTTCCGGCTTGCTGAGGTATGGGGTATTGATCTTGAACGTCATCAGGTGTTAACAGCCAACGGTGTAATTGCATATGACTACCTTATACTTGCCACAGGCAGTGTAACGAATTTCTTTGGTATGGATACTATGAAACGTTACGGATATGATCTTAAATATCTCAACGATGCAGTCGTACTGCGGAATCAAATCCTGAGCTCTTTTGAATACGCAGCACAAAAGCCAAATGCATCCGAGCGTTTAGCATTGCTTACCTTTGTAGTTGTTGGCGGGGGACCGACTGGCGTTGAATTCACCGGCGCACTGGCAGAATTAGTTCATCATGTCTTATCGAAGGATTATCCGGAGTTGCAGGTAAAGGATATCAGGATTATTCTTATAGAGGCAGGCGACAGTCTCTTATCGAATTTCCCCAAAAAGCTGCAGGACTATGCGCTTTTCAAACTTCATCGGATGGGTATCGAGGTGCGGCTTAAGACGGCTGTCAGCGGAGCCGAATCTCATCAGGTATTGTTGAAAGACGGGACATCAATTCCTTCCCGCACACTCTTTTGGGCAGCAGGTGTTCGCGCCTCATCGCTGGCTGATGCATTACCAGTGATGAAGGTCCGTGGCGGCCGCATTATCGTCAAACAGGACCTCACGATTGAAGGCTATCCCAATGTCTTTGTTATTGGTGACATGGCTTACCTGGAGCAAGATAGACAACCGTTACCTATGATAGCGCCTGTGGCAATGCAACAGGGAGAATACGCAGGCAGGGCAATTCTTCAGGGCGAGCGTGGACGTCCGATAGGTCCATTTTACTATCGTGACAGAGGTTCAATGGCAACAATTGGCCGTGGAGCTGCAGTTGCCCATACAATGGGCTTTAGCTTTTCAGGCTTTAGTGCATGGGTTATCTGGCTGGCACTGCATTTGTTCTTTTTAATCGGTTTCCGTAACCGAATTGTGGTGTTGCTCAATTGGGGCTACGAATACTTCCTGTTAAAACGGCAAATTCGTATCATTACACAAGAGAAGAAGGAGATAAAACGGTAG
- a CDS encoding undecaprenyl-diphosphatase — MTYLEALILAIIEGITEFLPISSTGHMIIASTIMGINENTLVKNFEVVIQFGAILSVVALYWQKFFTSFRFYLKLAFAFLPAAVIGVLLGDYIDSLLMNIWVVITTLFLGGIVLIFVDKWFRHANEAKEQEISWSQGFKIGCFQCIAMIPGVSRSAATIIGGMSTGLNRRTAAEFSFFLAVPTMLGASAKKLIDSYATIQHHDIKILLFGNIVAFIVAMLAIKAFVGFLKQHGFKWFGYYRIIVGVVLAIVAVLLKIQM, encoded by the coding sequence ATGACTTATTTAGAAGCTTTGATTCTCGCTATCATCGAAGGTATTACTGAGTTTTTACCTATTTCGTCTACCGGTCATATGATCATTGCTTCTACGATTATGGGAATCAACGAAAATACCCTTGTAAAGAATTTTGAGGTTGTTATCCAATTCGGCGCTATTTTATCTGTGGTAGCGCTTTACTGGCAAAAGTTTTTTACCTCCTTCCGGTTCTACCTGAAATTAGCCTTTGCATTTCTGCCGGCTGCGGTTATAGGTGTTTTACTCGGTGATTATATTGATAGCTTATTGATGAATATATGGGTAGTAATTACTACCCTTTTTCTCGGAGGAATTGTTCTCATCTTTGTGGACAAATGGTTTAGGCATGCCAACGAGGCTAAAGAACAGGAAATATCCTGGTCTCAGGGTTTCAAAATAGGATGCTTTCAGTGTATCGCTATGATTCCGGGTGTATCGCGGTCAGCGGCCACTATTATAGGTGGGATGAGTACCGGACTCAACCGGAGAACGGCAGCAGAGTTCTCATTTTTTCTTGCCGTTCCGACTATGCTTGGCGCCAGCGCCAAGAAATTAATAGATTCTTATGCAACCATTCAGCATCATGATATAAAGATTCTTCTGTTTGGAAATATTGTGGCATTTATTGTAGCTATGTTAGCTATTAAAGCCTTTGTTGGCTTCCTGAAACAGCACGGCTTTAAATGGTTTGGATATTATCGTATTATCGTTGGTGTGGTATTGGCTATTGTTGCAGTTTTATTAAAGATACAGATGTAA
- a CDS encoding oxidoreductase, protein MIRHPQKRLKPGMLVEVVSKEGVFIGRGIYNYKSNIGIRLLTEDASEPLNKEFFLRKLQQAKTLREEVLGIQKISNSYRLIHGESDGLSGLIIDKFADVFVIEPYSAGYVGITEWIVSSLQSLYPGARVAVRPDERTAAKEGIDFLPVAKDYPGPDSVEIKENLLQMRVNLETGHKTGFFLDQRENRLTLSQYCSGKEVLDCFCYTGGFAISAMLMGAKSATGIDLDEKALEMALENARLNTVKVTFQHVNVFDYLRTMHAKGEQTDVLILDPAKLAGHKDEMKRAHRTYGDINRLGMQVIRPGGILLTCSCSGLVSEKDFLSILTRSAAEAGVVLQIFKVAGASSDHPFSTIFPEGRYLKAVFARVFPYIKKGIEFHGETKHASVRQNTIHA, encoded by the coding sequence ATGATCCGCCATCCCCAAAAACGTTTAAAACCAGGAATGTTGGTAGAAGTAGTATCCAAAGAGGGGGTATTTATCGGCAGGGGTATCTATAATTATAAAAGCAATATTGGCATTCGCCTATTGACTGAAGACGCATCTGAACCGCTCAATAAGGAGTTCTTCTTAAGAAAACTTCAGCAAGCCAAGACACTGCGTGAAGAAGTTCTCGGAATCCAGAAGATCTCGAATTCTTATCGGCTGATACATGGAGAATCCGATGGTCTATCCGGATTGATTATCGATAAGTTTGCTGATGTGTTTGTTATAGAACCATACTCCGCCGGGTATGTTGGCATAACAGAATGGATCGTATCATCTTTACAGTCTCTTTATCCAGGCGCCCGGGTTGCAGTACGCCCCGATGAACGAACCGCAGCAAAAGAAGGAATAGATTTTTTACCAGTAGCAAAGGATTATCCAGGTCCGGATTCTGTAGAAATTAAAGAAAATCTGTTACAGATGAGAGTAAATCTCGAGACAGGGCACAAAACAGGATTTTTTCTTGATCAGCGTGAAAACCGCTTAACACTATCACAATACTGCTCCGGTAAAGAGGTGCTTGATTGCTTTTGCTATACGGGAGGATTTGCTATCTCTGCAATGTTGATGGGTGCAAAATCAGCTACCGGGATAGACCTGGATGAAAAGGCATTGGAAATGGCACTAGAGAATGCACGCCTGAACACTGTAAAGGTAACCTTTCAACACGTGAATGTATTTGATTATCTTCGCACGATGCATGCAAAAGGAGAGCAGACTGATGTTTTAATCCTCGACCCTGCCAAACTTGCTGGCCATAAGGATGAAATGAAGCGGGCGCATCGTACCTATGGGGATATTAACCGGCTTGGTATGCAGGTCATTAGGCCGGGCGGCATTCTACTGACGTGTTCCTGCTCAGGGCTTGTCTCTGAGAAGGATTTTCTTTCCATCCTGACCCGTTCAGCCGCAGAAGCAGGAGTTGTACTCCAGATTTTCAAGGTTGCCGGTGCATCATCCGACCATCCCTTTTCTACCATTTTTCCCGAAGGGAGATATCTCAAAGCCGTTTTTGCGAGAGTATTTCCCTATATAAAAAAAGGTATAGAATTCCATGGTGAAACCAAACACGCCAGCGTGCGTCAGAACACAATCCATGCGTAG